A window of Paenibacillus sp. 19GGS1-52 contains these coding sequences:
- the sigK gene encoding RNA polymerase sporulation sigma factor SigK has translation MRIGNDRDWFIFLTSYRVHNLKKFDNTGEDMEDLISISTIGLIKAIESYRPNKGTKLATFAARCIENEILMHLRSLKKTRKDVSLHDPIGTDKEGNEITLIDILGSEADDVIKEVDLKIEKSKIYRNLDILDDREKEVVVGRFGLDTGGEERTQREIAKELGISRSYVSRIEKRALMKLYHEFYKVKR, from the coding sequence ATTCGAATCGGAAACGATCGTGATTGGTTTATTTTTTTGACATCATATCGTGTCCACAACCTCAAAAAATTCGATAACACTGGTGAAGACATGGAGGATCTCATCTCCATCAGCACTATCGGGCTGATCAAGGCGATTGAGAGTTATCGCCCCAACAAAGGCACCAAACTGGCCACTTTTGCTGCCCGTTGTATTGAAAATGAAATCCTCATGCATCTTCGTTCCCTTAAAAAAACACGCAAGGATGTATCTCTGCATGATCCTATTGGGACTGACAAGGAAGGTAATGAAATTACACTGATAGATATCTTAGGCTCCGAAGCCGATGATGTGATTAAAGAAGTGGATCTGAAGATCGAGAAGAGCAAAATATACCGCAACCTGGATATTTTGGATGATCGGGAGAAGGAAGTTGTGGTTGGACGGTTTGGGCTGGATACAGGCGGGGAAGAACGGACGCAGCGGGAAATTGCGAAGGAGCTGGGGATTTCGCGGAGTTATGTGTCTCGGATAGAGAAGAGGGCGCTCATGAAGCTGTATCATGAGTTTTATAAGGTGAAGCGGTGA
- a CDS encoding MerR family transcriptional regulator → MLTISQVSEKTGLTPYTIRYYEKIGVLHEPKRSNGGARVYKESEVSYIQCLNKLKKLGLSLEEITEFTREGCVMDKIQQGENPSNYNPTLKKRIEILEKHLMGLESRRQEIDYMINLAEEKLTLYQELTKEDIVNTR, encoded by the coding sequence ATGCTTACAATAAGTCAAGTGTCAGAAAAAACGGGATTAACTCCTTATACGATACGTTATTATGAAAAAATCGGGGTACTACATGAACCCAAGCGTAGTAATGGAGGGGCACGTGTCTACAAAGAAAGCGAGGTTTCCTACATTCAATGTCTAAATAAACTAAAAAAATTGGGCTTATCGCTTGAGGAGATTACGGAATTTACTCGTGAGGGCTGTGTAATGGATAAAATTCAACAAGGGGAGAATCCTTCTAATTATAATCCTACCTTAAAAAAGCGGATTGAAATCCTTGAGAAGCATCTGATGGGACTGGAATCCAGGCGACAAGAAATTGATTACATGATTAATCTCGCCGAAGAGAAACTTACCCTATACCAAGAACTTACGAAAGAAGACATAGTAAATACTAGATAA
- the sigK gene encoding RNA polymerase sporulation sigma factor SigK, translating to MRIENDRNWFIFLTSYRVHNLKKFDNTGEDMEDLISIGTIGLIKAIESYRPNKGTKLATFAARCIENEILMHLRSLKKTRKDVSLHDPIGTDKEGNEITLIDILGSEADDVIKEVDLKIEKSKIYRNLDILDDREKEVVVGRFGLDTGGEERTQREIAKELGISRSYVSRIEKRALMKLYHEFYKAKR from the coding sequence ATTCGAATCGAAAACGATCGTAATTGGTTTATTTTTTTGACATCGTATCGTGTCCATAACCTCAAAAAATTCGACAATACCGGTGAGGATATGGAGGATCTAATCTCGATCGGTACGATCGGCCTGATCAAGGCGATTGAGAGTTATCGTCCGAATAAGGGCACGAAGCTGGCGACTTTTGCTGCGCGTTGTATAGAGAATGAGATTTTAATGCATCTTCGTTCGCTGAAAAAGACCCGCAAGGATGTATCACTTCACGATCCGATTGGGACTGACAAGGAAGGTAATGAAATTACACTTATAGATATTCTTGGCTCTGAAGCCGACGATGTCATCAAAGAAGTCGACCTCAAAATTGAGAAGAGTAAGATTTACCGCAACCTAGATATTTTGGATGATCGGGAAAAGGAAGTCGTGGTTGGACGGTTTGGGCTGGACACCGGCGGGGAAGAGCGGACGCAGCGGGAGATTGCGAAGGAGCTTGGGATCTCGCGGAGCTATGTGTCGCGGATTGAGAAAAGGGCGCTTATGAAGCTGTACCATGAGTTTTATAAGGCGAAAAGATAA
- a CDS encoding MBL fold metallo-hydrolase: MNNKYFTIQQASEGIWGAISVPGSGSLGNAAIIDLGDLTVVVDTTNLPQSGAFLRQTAEQLTNKPVKYVVNTHFHGDHVNGNQEFMKSEFISTVWTRDLLSDMGEVNIDLMQQNTQKLINSLIQVRSQQRGPHMLTEIDYDLSVQKTLYDAIPSLRRVIPTITFDDKLVIKGTKRTIEVLSYGGGHSLSDAVVYVPEERTLITGDLITNKTIPVMPHGNPYAWIRILRRIQKDLKVDTVIPGHGDVSTPARIPEVIRFLEETISYVSKAATSGKSESYWLDQGVLKDYEDWHLPQYFRWNFRWLFNSMLIQNNR; encoded by the coding sequence ATGAACAACAAATATTTCACGATTCAACAAGCATCGGAAGGAATCTGGGGGGCTATTTCGGTTCCAGGCAGCGGTTCTCTGGGGAATGCAGCAATTATTGATCTTGGGGATTTAACCGTTGTAGTGGATACAACCAACCTGCCGCAATCTGGTGCTTTCTTACGTCAAACGGCTGAACAATTAACAAACAAACCGGTTAAATATGTAGTGAATACACATTTTCATGGAGATCATGTTAACGGCAATCAGGAATTTATGAAAAGCGAATTTATATCTACCGTTTGGACAAGAGATTTGCTATCTGATATGGGCGAAGTGAATATTGATCTCATGCAACAAAACACTCAGAAGTTAATAAATAGCCTAATTCAAGTACGTTCACAACAAAGAGGTCCGCACATGCTTACCGAAATCGACTATGATCTTTCCGTGCAGAAAACCTTGTATGATGCTATCCCTTCCCTTCGAAGGGTGATACCCACGATAACTTTTGACGATAAACTAGTTATTAAAGGAACAAAGCGCACTATCGAAGTTTTATCCTACGGAGGCGGCCATTCTTTAAGCGATGCCGTTGTGTACGTTCCTGAAGAACGAACCTTGATTACTGGTGATTTAATAACCAACAAGACGATTCCGGTCATGCCACACGGTAATCCATACGCTTGGATACGCATCCTTCGGCGCATTCAAAAAGACCTCAAAGTAGATACTGTCATTCCGGGGCATGGAGATGTGTCCACTCCAGCTAGAATTCCAGAAGTCATTCGCTTTCTGGAAGAAACAATCAGTTATGTGTCTAAAGCTGCAACGAGCGGGAAATCAGAGTCTTACTGGTTGGATCAAGGCGTATTAAAAGACTATGAAGATTGGCATCTACCCCAATATTTCAGATGGAACTTTCGCTGGCTCTTCAATAGTATGCTTATTCAAAATAATAGATGA
- a CDS encoding zeta toxin family protein: protein MNETKATMFVFAGNNGSGKSTIRNLIVDRLGVSVNIDPDALACKINNGHLEKSKVSAGKEAIRIARECIRNKWDFTVETTLAGGNVIRQMRDAKEQGFEIIMFYVGLGDVRLNIERVAMRVKNGGHHIETEDIIRRNVTSMNNLVSHLDLIDQLIVVDNSKADGEFILEADTSGIKYYLNELPEWVKIIDKQLQIKYKT from the coding sequence ATGAATGAGACAAAGGCAACGATGTTTGTGTTTGCAGGTAATAATGGAAGTGGTAAGAGCACAATCCGCAACTTGATAGTTGACCGGCTTGGAGTAAGTGTAAATATTGATCCGGATGCACTAGCCTGTAAAATTAATAATGGACATCTTGAAAAGAGTAAAGTATCTGCTGGGAAAGAAGCTATAAGAATAGCCAGGGAGTGTATCCGAAATAAGTGGGATTTCACTGTGGAAACTACTCTGGCGGGTGGTAACGTTATTCGACAGATGAGAGATGCAAAGGAACAAGGTTTCGAAATCATTATGTTTTATGTGGGGCTAGGGGATGTTCGGCTTAATATTGAACGTGTTGCTATGCGAGTAAAGAACGGTGGTCATCATATTGAAACCGAGGATATTATTAGACGCAATGTAACAAGTATGAATAATCTGGTATCTCACTTAGACTTGATTGATCAATTAATTGTTGTTGATAATAGTAAAGCAGATGGTGAGTTTATTCTTGAAGCGGATACAAGCGGGATAAAATATTATTTAAATGAATTACCTGAATGGGTCAAAATAATCGATAAACAATTACAGATTAAATACAAAACTTAA
- a CDS encoding DUF2399 domain-containing protein produces MQNFEDIISFIYQSFLKKDEQLEIPKVLGEASLIDIDIVKRTARTIRRVGIITVAREYSSNVETLPDQQLLSWTVGRRALLDDNQQTFEWLHKGWILKEVRFKHDGRSVERIQYRIGYLLYVYLLNKQKDEYQDFTNQVTLYQLNAAQKMERITYLHDERLLQLKDLALLLSSSLQWGLNDIGVQSIFPVNWSISKRISGLNFLLAFLMISSNKEIFDWKEIGSQYYPGIGGSKSFDAYKLEFLILLETISGQSPETLGMISSGQITSVYFAGDLEGTWSNFRAGPVHALTNISVSQDHYSTRATTLWLVENRAVLTRMSVEPYFLQETQSLIICVDGHLRSAHKHFIRELLLNSCINQTIFWSDYDEAGLQIAREMLQSLMGHAMRCKWICPDHSIITNWPEYQQRMESLLQYMKLEQEIVLGEAEDWRSWINH; encoded by the coding sequence ATGCAAAATTTTGAAGATATTATTTCGTTTATTTACCAATCTTTTTTGAAAAAAGATGAGCAGCTAGAGATACCTAAGGTATTAGGTGAAGCTTCACTTATAGATATAGATATTGTAAAAAGAACAGCACGAACGATAAGAAGAGTCGGGATCATTACGGTTGCCAGGGAGTATTCCTCAAATGTTGAAACTCTCCCAGATCAGCAACTTTTAAGTTGGACAGTGGGAAGGCGTGCCTTGCTAGACGATAATCAACAAACGTTTGAGTGGCTTCATAAAGGATGGATTTTGAAAGAAGTTCGCTTTAAACATGATGGGAGATCTGTAGAACGAATTCAGTATCGTATAGGCTATTTATTATATGTATATTTACTTAATAAGCAAAAAGATGAATATCAGGATTTCACAAATCAAGTTACACTCTACCAATTGAATGCAGCCCAGAAAATGGAGCGAATTACGTACTTACATGATGAGCGATTACTTCAGTTGAAAGATTTGGCATTATTGTTGTCTAGTAGTTTGCAGTGGGGCCTAAATGATATAGGAGTTCAGTCTATTTTTCCTGTGAATTGGAGTATATCTAAAAGGATCAGTGGTTTAAACTTTTTATTGGCTTTTCTCATGATTTCCAGCAACAAAGAGATATTTGATTGGAAAGAAATTGGCTCGCAGTATTATCCGGGTATTGGCGGATCTAAATCATTTGATGCGTATAAATTAGAGTTTCTTATCCTGTTGGAAACGATAAGTGGTCAGTCTCCGGAAACGTTAGGGATGATCAGTAGTGGTCAAATTACATCAGTTTATTTTGCCGGAGATCTCGAAGGAACGTGGTCGAATTTTCGTGCAGGTCCTGTGCATGCCTTAACTAATATTTCGGTTTCACAGGATCATTATTCAACTAGAGCAACAACACTCTGGTTAGTTGAGAATCGGGCCGTTTTGACCCGGATGTCAGTAGAACCGTATTTTTTACAGGAGACTCAATCGTTGATAATATGTGTAGACGGTCATCTTCGAAGTGCGCACAAGCATTTCATCAGAGAATTGCTGCTGAATAGTTGCATCAACCAAACGATCTTTTGGAGCGACTATGATGAAGCAGGGCTGCAAATTGCAAGAGAAATGCTTCAATCGCTAATGGGACACGCTATGAGGTGTAAATGGATCTGTCCTGATCACTCGATAATAACCAATTGGCCGGAGTACCAGCAGCGCATGGAGAGCCTGCTGCAATATATGAAATTGGAACAAGAGATTGTGTTAGGGGAGGCAGAGGATTGGAGAAGCTGGATCAACCATTAA
- a CDS encoding transposase produces the protein MINQKSSLDQLPPEMRPAFQELGVLKHLRNAGFKKTFGYTCSHLFMLVFVLLFHQKNWFRLLESAKGEAFPGKDAVYRFLNHSGFAWRRFLSSLSSDTVQRVETLTSVTRTSVFIVDDSMFERNRSKAVELLARFKDHATGAYYKGFRMLTLGWSDGHTFLPLDFALLSSVKAGLTGIHPGIDKRSSGYKRRKEALLSAPHLVSELLDRAITSGVSAAYVLMDSWFTHAPLIQRIIDRKLHVIGMVKNDNKRYLVHGQRVDLKGLYRAALRVEGKHRNLLRQIHTELVPGIPVVVVFVRHRSKKNEWLAILSTDLTLTAPEVIQIYALRWDIEVFFKCAKSLLRLQKEFQGRSYDLLISHTTIVFSRYILLAWQHRQSTDQRTLGGLFYLLCDEVGTLDWAVALQQLVELMNEIANQVGKKLSAMIKSQLQHWISALPSYIKAYLPISCCES, from the coding sequence ATGATAAATCAAAAGTCGTCCCTAGATCAACTCCCACCTGAAATGAGACCTGCTTTTCAAGAGCTCGGTGTGCTGAAGCATCTGAGGAATGCCGGGTTCAAAAAGACGTTTGGCTATACCTGTTCCCATCTGTTCATGCTCGTTTTTGTCTTGCTCTTTCATCAGAAGAATTGGTTTCGTCTGCTCGAAAGTGCCAAGGGTGAAGCCTTTCCTGGCAAAGATGCCGTCTATCGCTTTCTCAATCACAGCGGATTCGCTTGGCGGCGTTTCTTGTCTTCTCTAAGTAGTGACACTGTGCAGCGAGTCGAAACCTTGACCTCCGTCACGCGGACCTCCGTATTCATTGTGGATGATTCCATGTTTGAGCGGAATCGGAGCAAAGCTGTGGAATTGTTGGCTCGCTTTAAGGATCACGCGACGGGGGCTTACTATAAAGGCTTTCGCATGCTCACCTTGGGCTGGTCAGACGGTCATACGTTTCTCCCTTTGGACTTCGCCTTGCTGAGTTCCGTGAAGGCTGGACTCACCGGCATACATCCGGGAATCGACAAGCGATCCTCTGGATACAAACGCCGGAAAGAAGCTCTGCTTTCTGCTCCGCATCTGGTTTCTGAACTGCTGGATCGAGCCATTACTTCCGGGGTTTCTGCGGCTTACGTACTTATGGATAGCTGGTTCACGCATGCCCCCCTGATTCAGCGGATTATAGATCGCAAACTGCATGTGATTGGCATGGTGAAAAACGACAACAAGCGATATCTCGTTCACGGTCAACGGGTGGATCTTAAAGGTCTTTACCGAGCTGCTTTGCGCGTCGAAGGAAAGCACCGGAACCTCTTGCGTCAGATTCACACCGAACTTGTTCCTGGCATTCCAGTAGTCGTGGTCTTTGTTCGCCATCGCTCCAAGAAAAACGAGTGGCTCGCGATTCTATCGACGGATCTAACGCTGACGGCACCGGAAGTCATTCAAATCTACGCTCTTCGCTGGGACATCGAAGTCTTTTTCAAATGCGCTAAATCCTTGCTGCGCCTGCAAAAAGAGTTTCAAGGCCGCTCCTATGATTTGCTCATTAGCCATACAACGATTGTCTTTTCCCGCTATATTCTGCTGGCTTGGCAGCATCGACAAAGCACGGATCAGCGGACGCTCGGTGGACTCTTTTATTTGCTTTGCGATGAAGTCGGTACCTTGGACTGGGCCGTAGCATTACAACAATTGGTGGAATTGATGAACGAAATCGCCAATCAAGTCGGTAAGAAACTATCCGCTATGATTAAAAGTCAACTCCAGCACTGGATCTCTGCTTTGCCCAGCTACATCAAGGCCTATCTGCCGATTTCATGCTGCGAAAGTTGA
- a CDS encoding aldo/keto reductase yields the protein MEYVKLGRTGLDVSPIVLGCMSYGIPERGNHTWVIEETHSRSFIKKALDLGINFFDTANIYSDGTSEEILGRALKDFAKRDKVVIATKVGNPVHTGPNGRGLSRKAIMTEIDKSLKRLNTDYVDLYQIHRWDSTTPIEVTMEALHDVVKAGKARYIGASSMYAWQFQRANHVAQINGWTRFVSMQNYLNLLYREEEREMLSLCQADGVAVIPWSPLARGRLTRKWNEISERSQKDFLFKTLSSAMEESDKKVVEIVGEIATEHNVPPAQIALAWVMQKSAVTAPIIGATKLNHLDDAVKALAINLTPEEVARLEAPYVPHPVLVI from the coding sequence ATGGAATATGTGAAGCTCGGCCGTACTGGTCTGGATGTATCCCCTATCGTACTTGGTTGCATGAGCTATGGCATTCCCGAGCGTGGAAACCATACATGGGTAATTGAGGAGACACATAGTCGCTCTTTTATTAAAAAAGCTCTGGATTTAGGCATTAATTTCTTTGACACAGCTAATATATATTCTGACGGAACAAGTGAAGAGATTTTAGGAAGAGCATTAAAAGACTTTGCGAAGAGGGATAAAGTCGTGATCGCAACCAAAGTAGGCAATCCCGTTCATACTGGACCCAATGGGCGCGGGTTGTCGCGAAAAGCAATCATGACTGAGATCGATAAAAGCTTGAAAAGACTCAACACCGACTATGTAGATCTCTATCAAATCCATAGATGGGATAGCACCACGCCGATCGAGGTAACGATGGAGGCTCTTCACGATGTTGTCAAAGCTGGAAAAGCCCGATATATTGGAGCTTCCTCCATGTATGCCTGGCAATTCCAAAGGGCGAATCACGTCGCCCAAATAAATGGTTGGACGCGATTTGTATCGATGCAGAATTACTTAAACTTACTGTATCGGGAAGAAGAACGTGAAATGCTGTCTCTATGTCAAGCAGATGGAGTGGCTGTCATACCATGGAGTCCTCTGGCTCGTGGACGATTGACTCGGAAATGGAACGAAATAAGTGAACGCTCACAGAAGGATTTCTTATTTAAAACTTTATCCTCAGCTATGGAGGAATCAGATAAAAAAGTCGTTGAAATAGTCGGTGAGATTGCAACAGAACACAACGTTCCCCCTGCTCAAATTGCACTGGCTTGGGTTATGCAGAAATCAGCCGTAACTGCTCCAATTATAGGTGCAACAAAGCTCAATCATCTTGATGATGCAGTTAAAGCGTTGGCAATCAATCTTACGCCTGAAGAAGTCGCACGTCTTGAAGCGCCTTATGTTCCTCATCCTGTGCTCGTAATCTGA
- a CDS encoding AAA family ATPase: MIPWKMWFTGIRDYQPTMMDLSGKESHILITGPNGAGKSTITYCMGVVLYSSKVDIEGLKSRNLLPGDTWKAHIRLLFKNEGSMRIDAPAFIEFSIYILQEPGQPPKKEFIIQSGDDPEQWDETVKYTSGDRQYNFTTYKKDLQYKYKIDPDLFYLIWYQQEVNQFAVMDPQERFRIFAEMHGIDQVQHNWEESMEKLKEVQESLRTADINVANKKQWLGMAKVALERYEDNRKRLVEGGRLYAGALLKLESYYKQEQLHLVAKQEQLLVDQEAAKDSLDILQEQAERINYGITQVQTEKERINEEITLLQEKLSLVNNEINEITNVINELNNQLKELNQEKSGITRTEDEVQGQLMAINLQHQELNRDLAKADTDIQESETVIAQLMNSSYILNAQIQQDKGLEYEHQGRLWQYHSSYDVNMDIAALEQRIRDFKHEQDKKAKLLQELTEEGLQLEHNKLWSDRQRDSLALFKANGVRAYTLNELVELNDSARPAAEEQFEAIKYTVFFDGMHVQAPNDLYHVPLRSIVPDRSVTDIQELQIHVKNGISDDVFPHAVKVLWWVEQFYQAGEIRVENALLIDSKGIRGPQEKKNYILSQKALQKRKEGIQKNISQLNTALADIEDSIKSDTQTMQELHAIIQSVRESEAFLTKKHEREGRVAKYTLEVLHLDEQKLQLQDLKAVHKKFIEKQVKLEHTQDILQHEADFYVRLGQQKEQYETLQQKMKHHESLSAQQDTMKQQSAILEEQLDRAEDSERRQNRNFSKNQDEVEQVTRTLQQMNVQLKDTNEALDASRINLLTVIEEIENFKGTARFIYDELISEPEAELNIIRKQQSLAKLRQEYESGKVIFNNARYESGLDPAAPENYKVIEEEVHRLHDEYKRTSLLFEENQERAETLRDQLETTINMRVLEIQQRFKNYMSDFQFEGQIDWKQQEDRKGRVLFHLFIRARKEGHRGTLEDVSVKARGEELAKVSLAEKSRLVHFCLRSLCYRICKRHPALL, translated from the coding sequence ATGATACCTTGGAAAATGTGGTTTACTGGCATTCGGGATTATCAGCCAACGATGATGGACTTGTCAGGAAAAGAGTCACATATCTTAATAACCGGCCCGAATGGAGCTGGAAAATCTACCATAACTTACTGTATGGGGGTTGTTTTGTATTCTTCCAAGGTGGATATAGAAGGGCTGAAATCCCGCAATCTCCTTCCTGGTGATACGTGGAAAGCTCACATTCGGCTGCTGTTTAAGAACGAGGGGAGCATGCGCATTGATGCTCCTGCCTTTATCGAATTCTCAATTTATATTCTGCAGGAACCGGGACAGCCGCCCAAGAAGGAATTTATTATACAATCGGGGGATGATCCGGAGCAGTGGGATGAGACTGTTAAATATACTTCTGGTGACCGGCAATACAATTTCACTACGTACAAGAAAGATCTCCAGTACAAATACAAAATTGATCCGGACCTATTCTACCTGATTTGGTATCAGCAGGAGGTGAATCAATTCGCGGTCATGGACCCGCAGGAGAGGTTTCGTATTTTTGCTGAAATGCATGGTATTGATCAGGTACAGCACAACTGGGAAGAAAGTATGGAGAAGTTGAAGGAAGTGCAGGAGAGTCTAAGGACAGCTGACATTAACGTAGCCAATAAGAAGCAATGGCTGGGGATGGCGAAGGTAGCGCTGGAACGGTATGAGGATAATCGCAAACGCCTTGTAGAAGGAGGCCGGCTGTACGCTGGGGCATTGCTGAAATTAGAGTCCTATTACAAGCAGGAGCAACTGCATTTAGTGGCTAAGCAAGAACAATTGCTTGTGGACCAGGAAGCAGCGAAGGATAGTCTTGACATATTGCAGGAGCAAGCCGAGCGCATCAATTATGGAATAACGCAGGTTCAAACGGAAAAAGAGCGGATCAATGAGGAAATCACTTTATTGCAGGAAAAGCTATCTCTTGTAAATAATGAAATAAATGAAATCACGAACGTTATTAATGAATTGAACAACCAGCTGAAGGAGCTTAATCAAGAAAAGTCTGGAATTACACGTACTGAAGATGAGGTACAGGGGCAGCTCATGGCAATTAATTTACAGCATCAAGAACTGAATCGTGACTTAGCGAAAGCCGACACAGACATTCAGGAATCAGAGACTGTTATAGCGCAATTAATGAATTCAAGCTATATCCTGAATGCGCAGATTCAGCAGGATAAGGGACTTGAGTATGAACACCAGGGACGGTTATGGCAATATCACAGCAGTTATGATGTGAATATGGATATTGCAGCATTAGAGCAAAGAATTCGCGATTTCAAGCATGAGCAAGACAAGAAAGCGAAGCTGCTTCAGGAATTAACTGAAGAGGGACTTCAGCTTGAGCATAATAAATTATGGTCGGACCGCCAAAGGGATTCACTTGCACTATTCAAAGCGAATGGAGTACGTGCTTATACCTTAAATGAGCTGGTCGAATTAAACGATTCCGCCCGGCCGGCAGCAGAGGAGCAATTCGAAGCTATTAAATATACAGTATTTTTTGATGGTATGCATGTACAGGCTCCGAATGATTTGTATCATGTTCCTCTGCGGAGTATTGTGCCGGATCGTTCGGTTACTGACATTCAGGAGCTTCAGATCCATGTGAAAAATGGCATCAGTGATGATGTATTCCCGCATGCAGTTAAAGTTCTATGGTGGGTTGAGCAATTCTATCAGGCAGGAGAAATACGCGTAGAGAATGCTCTGCTGATCGACTCGAAGGGGATTCGTGGACCTCAGGAAAAGAAGAACTATATCCTAAGCCAGAAGGCTCTGCAGAAACGTAAAGAGGGAATTCAGAAGAACATTAGCCAATTGAATACAGCGCTTGCAGATATCGAAGACTCCATTAAGAGTGATACACAGACTATGCAGGAACTGCATGCGATTATTCAATCTGTTCGTGAATCTGAAGCTTTCCTCACCAAGAAGCATGAGCGTGAAGGAAGGGTCGCGAAATATACACTAGAGGTGCTGCATCTTGACGAGCAGAAGCTACAGCTTCAGGATTTAAAGGCTGTGCACAAAAAGTTCATCGAGAAACAGGTCAAGCTGGAGCATACGCAGGATATTTTGCAGCATGAAGCAGATTTTTATGTGCGATTAGGGCAGCAGAAGGAACAGTATGAAACGTTGCAGCAGAAGATGAAACACCACGAGAGCTTATCCGCGCAGCAGGATACGATGAAACAGCAATCTGCCATACTCGAAGAACAGCTTGATCGTGCAGAAGACAGTGAACGCCGACAAAACCGCAATTTTTCCAAGAATCAAGACGAAGTTGAACAGGTAACGCGTACGTTACAGCAAATGAATGTTCAATTAAAAGATACAAATGAGGCGCTTGATGCATCCCGGATAAATCTGCTTACGGTTATCGAAGAGATTGAGAATTTCAAAGGAACAGCACGGTTCATTTATGATGAGTTGATTAGCGAGCCTGAGGCAGAACTTAATATTATCAGGAAGCAGCAGTCGCTTGCCAAGCTCCGCCAAGAGTATGAGTCCGGGAAAGTTATATTTAATAATGCCAGGTATGAATCGGGTCTAGACCCTGCAGCACCCGAGAATTACAAAGTCATTGAAGAAGAGGTTCATCGGTTGCACGATGAGTATAAGCGGACAAGCTTATTGTTTGAAGAGAATCAAGAACGGGCTGAGACGTTGAGGGATCAATTGGAGACAACCATTAATATGAGAGTGCTTGAAATTCAACAGCGATTCAAGAACTATATGAGTGATTTTCAATTCGAGGGGCAGATAGATTGGAAGCAGCAAGAGGATCGTAAGGGACGGGTACTGTTCCATTTATTCATAAGAGCCCGTAAGGAAGGGCACCGCGGTACGTTAGAGGATGTCAGTGTGAAGGCACGGGGGGAAGAGTTGGCAAAGGTGTCTCTGGCGGAGAAGAGTCGCTTAGTTCACTTCTGTTTGCGCTCGCTTTGTTACAGAATTTGCAAACGGCACCCGGCTTTATTGTGA
- a CDS encoding serine hydrolase, with protein sequence MNMELMSKFMKAVEKAKIKSCLVLKEGTIIHEYYKSNKIRDNLQRINSCTKSIISILIGIAIDKGFIPSVDVTMEHYFPDIVNHQADPRKKDITIEQLLTMSVGLDWPEFGEWNYMPPMFTHDVVKFVFDRELVDDPGKRMNYNSGCSHVLSAILTRTTGMKTSEFAEQYLFKPLGIDGDYRWFEDAKGISYGSDGLRLHPYNLAKFGQLYLQDGIWKGKRIVSAEWIKKSTEPCLLTYEYIGHYASHWWVAKLDTNDDDFSLNNRMYFAMGRNGQFIIIIPSLQTVVVFTSTLDNTIKPLEFVREFLVKSMSNE encoded by the coding sequence ATGAATATGGAATTAATGAGTAAATTCATGAAGGCTGTAGAGAAGGCGAAAATTAAGAGCTGTCTGGTTTTAAAGGAAGGTACTATAATTCATGAGTATTACAAAAGCAATAAAATTAGAGACAACCTACAGAGGATTAATTCATGTACGAAAAGTATCATTTCCATATTGATAGGGATAGCGATTGATAAAGGCTTTATACCTTCGGTTGACGTTACCATGGAACATTATTTTCCTGATATTGTTAACCATCAAGCAGACCCGCGCAAAAAAGACATTACGATAGAACAGCTGCTAACGATGAGCGTAGGGCTGGATTGGCCGGAGTTCGGCGAATGGAACTATATGCCCCCTATGTTTACCCATGATGTAGTAAAGTTTGTATTCGACAGGGAGTTAGTGGATGATCCGGGAAAACGAATGAACTATAATTCGGGTTGTTCTCATGTACTTTCCGCTATATTAACCAGAACCACCGGTATGAAGACTTCGGAGTTTGCTGAGCAGTATTTATTTAAACCTTTAGGTATAGACGGGGATTATCGTTGGTTTGAGGATGCGAAAGGCATTAGTTATGGTTCTGATGGTCTACGGTTACATCCGTATAATTTAGCCAAATTCGGTCAGCTTTACTTGCAGGACGGTATATGGAAAGGCAAGAGAATCGTATCTGCAGAGTGGATCAAGAAATCTACAGAGCCCTGCTTGTTAACTTATGAATATATTGGTCACTATGCTTCTCATTGGTGGGTAGCAAAGCTGGATACTAATGATGATGATTTTTCTTTGAACAATAGGATGTACTTTGCAATGGGAAGAAACGGACAATTTATTATTATCATTCCAAGTTTGCAAACGGTAGTCGTGTTTACAAGCACACTGGACAATACCATCAAACCTTTGGAATTTGTAAGGGAATTCTTGGTGAAGTCGATGAGTAACGAATGA